Below is a window of Paraburkholderia azotifigens DNA.
GCGGGGCGAGGTCGCCTGCTGCGAAGACCTGACGCCCGCGCGCAGTACTTTTTCAGTACGTTTCCAGATGCAGCCGTCCTTCGCGTTTGAGCTTCGGCCATAGCAGGTCCCATTCGAGCCCGTGCTGATCGGCGATGTCCTTGAGCGACTGCAACACGCCGTCTTCCATGCCTTTGAGCCCGCACACGTAGATGTACGTGCTGTCGTCGCGCAGCAGTTGCGCGACGTCGGGGGCACGCTCGCGCATGGCGTCCTGCACGTAGCGCTTTGGCTCGCCTCGCGTGCGTGAAAACGCGAGGTTCGTATCGATGAAATCTTTCGGCAGATTCGTCAGCGGGCCGAAGTACGGCAGCTCTTCTTTCGTGCGCGCGCCGAAGAACAACATCAGCTTGCCCGTTGCACCCTTGAGCCTGCGCCGGCGGCGATACTCGGTCATCGCGCGCATCGGCGCGGAACCCGTGCCCGTGCAGATCATCAGCAGATGCGAATTCGGATGATTCGGCATCAGGAACGTACTGCCGAACGGGCCGATCACATTGACCACATCGCCCTTCTTCAAGTCGCACAGATAGTTCGAGCACACGCCGCTCGCCGCGTTGCCGTGATAGTCCTGCGTGACGCGCTTCACGGTCAGCGACACGTTGTTATAGCCGGGCCGTTCGCCATCGCGCGGACTGGCGATCGAGTACTGGCGCGCATGATGCGCACGGCCGTCGGCGGCGCTGCCCGGCGGCAGAATGCCGATCGACTGACCTTCGAGCACCGGGAACGGCATCGATCCAAAGTCCAGCACGATGTGATGGATGTCGCTCTGCGTCGCTTCGTCCGTCAGCCGGTAGTTGCCGACGACCGTCGCCGTCGTCGGGTTTTTGTGCGTGTAGAGATTCACGTACGGACGCGCCGCGGACCACGGCGGCACCACGGCACCGCGCACCGTGTCGACTTCGATGCCTTCCGCTTCATTCGTACTATCGCTGCTTGCGGATGCAGCGTCGGCCGAGCTTTCCGATGCAGCGGGCGGCGCCATCGTCCCCTGCTCCGGCAACACGTCCCACGTGTACTGCTCGTCGATGCTCCAGGCGTCGGCCTTGAGCACTGTGCGCCAGTTGTCGATCGCGCCCGTCGGGCACGGCGGCACGCAGGCCATGCAGCCGTTGCACACATCCGGCATCACGACGTAGTTGGTGCCGTCGTGGGTGATCGCATCGATCGGGCAGGTCTCTTCGCATGTGTTGCAGCGAATGCAGATCTCCGGATCGATCAGATGCTGCTTGAGAATGTCGACCGGTAGGGGCGCGTTCATGATGACTCTCTCTTGCGCTGATCTTGCGCGACACCTAGTTGAAGCGCACGTATTCGAAATCGACGGGCTGACGGTTGATACCCATCGCGGGCGGCGCAATCCAGTTCGCGAACTTGCCGGGTTCGACGACGCGCCCCATGAGCGACGCGACATACGCGCGGTCTTCCGGCGTCGGCAGCCACTTCGATTCGTGCGCGGCCCATTCGGCTTCACCGATCACGCGTCCATCTGGCGAGACACGCGTGCCCGCGAACGTGCCGATCTGCCGGTTGAATGCCTTGTGCGGCACGGTCAGACGAAAATCGACGCCCGCCTTCTCCAGCACCTTGTTCCAGCGCCCGACGCCCGCAACGGAATCCTTGATGTAATCGTCGCGCAGCACTTCGTTCATCGCGTTGAGCATGGGCACGTCGCGCTCGACCAGCTTGCCGTCCTCGACATCGAGCAGCCTGTAGCTTTGCCCGTTCAACTGATGATCGTCGTCGCGCTTCGTTTCTTCATAGCGGCCCTTGAGCCCCGAGTTGTAGAACGTTGCCGCATTCGACGACTGGTCCGCACCGAACAGGTCGATCGTCACCGAGTAGTGGAAGTTCAGGTAACGCTGGATGGTCGGCAGATCGATCACGCCCGCAGCGCGAAGCCTGCTGACGTCGTCGGTCTTGAGTTCGTTCATCACCTGCGCCGTGCGCTGCACGACGCGCGACACGCCCGACTCCCCGACGAACATGTGATGCGCCTCTTCCGTCAGCATGAACTTCGTCGTGCGCGCGAGCGGGTCGAAGCCGGATTCGGCGAGCGCGCTCAACTGGAACTTGCCGTCGCGATCGGTGAAGTACGTGAACATATAGAACGCGAGCCAGTCGGGCGTTTTCTCGTTGAACGCGCCGAGAATGCGCGGGTTGTCGTCATCGCCCGAGCGGCGGCCAAGCAAGGCTTCCGCCTCTTCGCGCCCGTCGCGGCCAAAGTAGCGATGCAGCAGATAGACCATGGCCCACAGGTGCCGGCCTTCCTCGACGTTCACCTGGAAGAGGTTGCGCAGGTCGTACATCGACGGCGCCGTGAGCCCCAGATGACGCTGCTGCTCGACGGAAGCGGGCTCGGTATCGCCTTGCGTGACGATGATGCGGCGCAAGTTCGCGCGATGCTCGCCGGGCACGTCCTGCCATGCGGCTTCGCCCTTGTGCTCGCCGAAGTTGATCTTGCGGTCCTGATCGCCCGGCGTGAGAAA
It encodes the following:
- the boxB gene encoding benzoyl-CoA 2,3-epoxidase subunit BoxB, coding for MSTINYSDKIPNNVNLADDRTLQRALEQWQPNFLSWWGDMGPDGSHNFDVYLRTATSVDPGGWAHFDYVKMPDYRWGIFLTPGDQDRKINFGEHKGEAAWQDVPGEHRANLRRIIVTQGDTEPASVEQQRHLGLTAPSMYDLRNLFQVNVEEGRHLWAMVYLLHRYFGRDGREEAEALLGRRSGDDDNPRILGAFNEKTPDWLAFYMFTYFTDRDGKFQLSALAESGFDPLARTTKFMLTEEAHHMFVGESGVSRVVQRTAQVMNELKTDDVSRLRAAGVIDLPTIQRYLNFHYSVTIDLFGADQSSNAATFYNSGLKGRYEETKRDDDHQLNGQSYRLLDVEDGKLVERDVPMLNAMNEVLRDDYIKDSVAGVGRWNKVLEKAGVDFRLTVPHKAFNRQIGTFAGTRVSPDGRVIGEAEWAAHESKWLPTPEDRAYVASLMGRVVEPGKFANWIAPPAMGINRQPVDFEYVRFN
- the boxA gene encoding benzoyl-CoA 2,3-epoxidase subunit BoxA, with amino-acid sequence MNAPLPVDILKQHLIDPEICIRCNTCEETCPIDAITHDGTNYVVMPDVCNGCMACVPPCPTGAIDNWRTVLKADAWSIDEQYTWDVLPEQGTMAPPAASESSADAASASSDSTNEAEGIEVDTVRGAVVPPWSAARPYVNLYTHKNPTTATVVGNYRLTDEATQSDIHHIVLDFGSMPFPVLEGQSIGILPPGSAADGRAHHARQYSIASPRDGERPGYNNVSLTVKRVTQDYHGNAASGVCSNYLCDLKKGDVVNVIGPFGSTFLMPNHPNSHLLMICTGTGSAPMRAMTEYRRRRRLKGATGKLMLFFGARTKEELPYFGPLTNLPKDFIDTNLAFSRTRGEPKRYVQDAMRERAPDVAQLLRDDSTYIYVCGLKGMEDGVLQSLKDIADQHGLEWDLLWPKLKREGRLHLETY